The genomic interval TGAAAGCATGCGCAGCACCCAGCCCAACAATAACATCCTTATGCTTCTCTAGCGGGCTAATGACAAATCGTCGATCCGGCGTGATTGAGTATTGACAAGTAATCGTTCTTAGTGTCTGACGTCCCTTATCAGGCATAGTTTCATCCATGAACGAAGTCAGCTGCTGAAGCAACTGCGGCGAGGGCACGTATGTTCTCTCTTCGGGCGTCATGAAATTGTTCGATGTATCGCGGGCTGCCTTGATAGTCGGTTCGCCGAAGCATGGGAATCCGTAGAAACCGGTATCACCGCCCCAGATCCACACAGGGAATTTGTCTGATTCGAAGGTTGAGGGGTTGGTTGGCTTGAAGTATGTCACTTGCTCTTGCATCACGGAAAGTGGGATATGAACTCCAAGAGGACCAAGGAGTTTATTTGTCCATGCGTCCGTAGTGAGAATCACTTTGCCTGCAAGGAATTTCCCTTTGGACGTCTCAATCACGACTCCTCCCGAGGACTGAGGTATTATACGCTCGACCCGGGTATTTTCTTTGAGGGTAGCACCATGTGATCGAGCAAGATGTTGCATCGCAGAAACCGTCTTATTCGCATGCGCGATGCCCGTATCAGCCGTATAAACTGTCGCCACACTATCTTCAATATCAAACcgcggccatcttctcctcacTTCTTGCGCGTCAAGAAGTTCATACGGAACGTTGTTCGTGTCCAGACTCTTCGTATAGTCTCCCACCCTCATTGTTGGGGTTTTGTCATCTTGAGGGAAGAAAACAACTCCTCCAGTGATGCTTAACAATTTCTGATCGGTGGCCTTTTCCAATGCTGCCCAATCCCTGTACGCGGATTTTGCGAGAGCCACATACTCAGGAGCAGGATTTGAGGTTCGCACAATGCGCGAGGTATCGTGTGACGCGCCGTGGACATGTCCTAGTTCGAATTGTTCTAGGCCGAGGACTTTGGCGCCCTTGAGTGCGGTGTGGTAAGATGCTGCGCTGCCGAGGACACCGAGGCCGACGACTACTACGTCAAATTGATCCATCTTTGTGTCTTTAGAAGTTTTCCCGAGATGATAATTGACAACTCTATCTATGAGAGATAACCATGATCCCTGTTATAGTATAGTTCATAGACGGAGACCACCCCGCTCATGTGACTCTCACGGTGGAGCATCAGGCGGCCACATGACCGGGGATTAACGCCGCCGGGCGAGCCAGTGTCGCAGAGCGGGTAGAGCACTGCCCGGAATTTGCAGAGGCATCTACGATTACGATGACACGGCGGGGTCACCGTCGGTCTCATTCCGAGCCAGATCGATTCTATTCGTGGATTTCATGCTTATTATCGCGTTTTCAGTAACTTGTCGCGTGATCCGGGCCTTGAATTTGGATTTGAACGAAAGCATAAgttcatcttcatccagtACAAATTCGATCACATGTGGCATACGAACGGCAACTACAATGGGAGAACACTCGCTGGAAACCACAATTACAATGAATACTACCACTGCAATGTTGCTTATTCCGATGTGACGCCTCGGGTCAGGGCCTTAAATACATTGGCTCTCTCTTCAAGAGAGttctggacgaggacatgTATCTTTGCAACGATGCTCAGAATCCGCTGAATGGCAGGGTGTTCGTCAATGGTAACTTCAAATTGTTCAATGTAATCTGTTTCCATGACCTTCCACCGATAGTTTTGTGTTATATGGATATTGACTCCTGTGAGTGTTATAGCCCAATATCCACCGTTTGCTTCCAATAATGGGAGCGTCCAGTGGAGGCTTATCAAGGACAGGTGATTCAACCTTGGGAGGACCAAGCTGTTCTATTCCAAGACCCGTGTACAGTACTTGTCTCGTTAAAGCTACAAGAGCCCGTTGAGTTAGGTCATCAGTTTCCGTTTATGGTATGGTTTTCCTGCGTGGGTCTGTAGTGGACCTCCCCCCGTGTTATCGTACCCATGGATCATTGTAATCCGAAGATAGCCCCGCGCTCCTTCGACCCCTAAATGTCCTAACAAATCAGCAGACTGTGATTTCTCTCAGTCTCTCTGCTATTTCGCAGCCATTCCTAATGAATTCCCGTATTAGCAAGAGATCACATCAAGCCTGCGAAAACTGTAGGTGAGTCGCGGCCTTAGCACCAGCCATCTGTAAAATGACTCACGCATTAACTATCTGCAGGCGAAAGAAAACGCGATGTCCAGGGGAGCGACCGGCGTGCTCAACTTGCACACGCCTCCAACAAACATGTCAGTATAACAGAACGTATGACGCGTTGGAGAGGTCTCATGGGGGCGACCCGGTTTTGGTGCGGTTTGTATCCTAACAAATGAGGAGAGAGAAGCTAACTTTTAGCAGGAAGATCGGTTGCTCCAActtgaagagaagatggaacTGGTGCTAGAAGGACCAATGTGCGAGAGTGGCATTTCTGAATCATTTAGTGTCACTGCTAATTATCGCAGAACAAATCGCCAAGTTAACACTCCCAGATCGCACTCTCGTCGCCTTCACAGCCGTGAAAACACATTGGAATCAAGTTCTACGCAGGAGATATCTACCATGCCAACCAGGCCGAGTGGTGAGGTTTCCTTACAAAGTGCAAGTACCCGTCCCTTTGCAATGCCACCTAAAGAGATCATTACGGAGGGTATTGCACTTTATTTCCAATACTGCCACAAGCAACCTCTGTGGCTGTTTCGCCCAGAAGATCTTGCTATCCCATCAAAATGTCGAAGCGAGGTAGTATTCGGCATACTCAGTCTTGCTCTGCGTTACTCAAATAACCCCTTTCTGGAAGGGCGGACGGACCAAATGTGCCAGCAATACGCCGAGGCCGCTCGCAGCTATGCCATGTTCCGAATCGCCCAAGGCACCGTGAACCTCTCAACATTACAGAGCTTTTGTCTGATTGCACTGGCTGAATACATTGGTGAGGAtttctcctttctcgcgAAATGACGGTATCTTGCTGACTTGATTCCCAGCCAATGACACTCACCTTGCGAGACTACACATCGGTCTTGCCACAGACCTCGCCAAGTGTGCAGGCATTGACATTGAGCTACACGAGGGCGAAGTTATCCCTGAATTAGAAGAACGAAGAAGGGTGTTTTGGAGCATCCATCTTCTCAACCAGCAATACGCCCCGCACAACATGCATATAAACATGCTACAAGATATTCATAGCCCGAAGTACATGGCTGCCAACACAGGCTCCCCACGGGAAATGGGAGCGAAGCCTCCTCAGGCCCCTCAAGAAAATGGTGCCCTTACATCGAGAGGAGGTATATGGATTTACATGGTACAGTTATCGACTTTGTGGAGTGAAGTACAGCATTATGTTTCCCATTGCGCTAGCAGAGATACCACACCACCATGGTCGGTCAACTCCGGCTATTGTATCATTGGGGCCCACCTGATGGACATTGAGACGAACTTTCCTACCTCTCATCGATATGATTCAGCCAGGTTTCAAGAACAATCGCCAGAACAGCTGAATAGCGACCGTGGATACTGGAGTCCCTGGCTGTACCTTCAGTTCACCTATCACGCTGTACACAGTGTGCTCAATCACCCTTTTCTTTACTCTTGGCGACCTCAACAGTCTGCCCAGCTTGCAGTACCAAACACATTCTGGAAGACATCATCGGAGCTTGCGCTTATTCATACGACATGGACTGTTCGTCTCATTGATATGATTGTCGAGAAGGGATACCAATTGTCTGACCATTTTCTCGGTCATGCGGTGGCGATCGCGGCGACTATTCACATCTATTACTGCCGCGCTGCGGATCCCGCCGTGAGAGAGGCTTCTCAGCGGAAGCTGGAGACTTGCACGAGGTTTCTGAGCGACTTGGCGCCCAAATGGCCAAGAATACAAGCAATAGTGAGTGTGAATCAACTTCTTTACATGCCAGGCTACTAAAACATCAATTCAGCATCAAAAAATTCAGAAACTCATTGGATCAGCATTTACCGTCAGTCCACATACAACAAGTGATGGTCGTCAGCCTCGAAGGACTTTATCAATAGATACGGCATTGATGTGGGATATTCTTTGTCATAAATCGCCCAAGACTCCATTCGATTCTCCAGGAGAAAGTCTCTTCGACGCATCATTCCTGGAGCCCCTGGGGAAACAGCATCGAGGGCAGATGACAGTTGAAACCGAAATATTCCACCATTCCGCAACCGCGGTCGACACATCGGATGGAGGCCAAGCGCTACCACCATTCTCGAGTACATTGCATGGACGAGCCCATTCCGAGaatgcagaagatgagccTTGGAGCCAGCATACTTCGGACCCATTTGAAAATGATCCAGAACAGGTGCCGCTGCGCGAGCCGTTCGTGTGGTCGGGGTGTGGACTTCCAGGTGATGTGTCTTTCATGGACATTATGCATGATCCATTTTTCCAGTTTCAGGATCGTGAAAATCCTTATACGGGAGTATGGGAAATTGGCAATCTGTGATTCCAGCTCCATGGTATCGCTGAGCGCTTTTGATTAGCGATCCATTATGCCTCGCATAAATAGCCATTCAAGCCATTATATTAATTCTGATGATGTATCGAACAGGAAAATAGAGAGACCATGTCATTGTTAAGAGCCTGTTAAGAAAGCTACACCCGAGGGCTTTTCTGCGGCGTTTGTCTTTACACGGTAGAAATAATACATTAGACTAGTCACAATTGTATCTTTTGCATGAGAGAATTTTCTATATCCTAGAGTAGCAGGAGAGTTGTAAGTTTGTGATCGGGTCAAATGCTGTTATCTTTATAATTTGAAACCCCAGAGAGCACGCGGGCGAATTTTCCGTGCTGTTTCTGGGCTCTCGGCGACGGGAACGGAGGCCGACCGACGGCGCCGCCCGAGATCACCTAGAAGGAGCGATTTAAGCGATGAGCGGGGTGTTCTTCTCTGATCTTAGATCAGTGCGGGGATGTTGGTTTTGCCCTTTGAGCGAAGGCATCTGTACCAACACGGATATACATTCTCTGGATCGTCTGGTATTCAAAAGTAGTTGACTTCTTATTCGTGTCCCCATCAGATGCTCGATATTTATTTAAGTCGATCTAGCTGTTGGGGCCCTTGCACCACCCAGCGTGTTTCAGGATTTAGGAAGTGAACTCTATCAAAAAGTAAGTAACGTGCAGAGTTGATTGACTGCACAAAACTAATCGCTGGTCTCCCGGAGTCCATCGCTTATAGTCTGTTTTCCGTAGTCCCATAAAGGGCTAGTCAATCATGCCATGTGGCACGTAGTTAGGGCTAGCGACTTTGTACTGCTATGGAAGGGCTTGGTCCCGGACCATGCCTCCAACGCTATGTCTAAAAATATTTTTAGCTGGACCTCGGGTCCAGCCTACCCAACTCAGAATGGGCATTTTAACTTCTTTTAATCTATTAATGATATCCACCGTACTGCCAATCCGGGGTAAGTCTTCAAACGAAGGAACCGAAGGATCAATCCGCTTTCCCCTTTCGTCCACCGTTCAATCGACCGAACAGTCACGCTACGCCCCCAACAATTTGGTCTTGTCCCTAATTCTTCCTATCATTCGCGACGCCCCCATGTCTTCTGTGGTGGCCGCTTTGGTTGTCGATCTCGCCCGGGTGAGAAAGTCTCGCTCTCGCTGTCTGCACCGCCTCGAGACTACTGCACTCCATATTTTCGCCAATCATCTAATTGATCCTCACGCAACCCTGACCCGCCTGCGGCAGGATGCGATCGGTTCGCCCAATCACTTACCGGAAAACTCAGCTTGGCCCCCATGACGATGGGGCCCCAACCCCCGGACCGGATATTTCACTCGTGGCCTCGTGGGGAGGCGATCAGCCCGGGCTGAGGTAATTTCATTCGCAAGGCTCGTCACCAAGGCTTCGAGTCTGGCCGTTTGGGTCTGTTGCCTCTCTGTTCTTCTCTCATTCTTGCACGCTTCTGGCCTTCCCTCAAGCATCttctatctttctttctttcttttttttttcatctgGCCGGTGCGTGCCTCTGCCCGGTCAGTCTTTCCGTAAAAAAATGTCCCTCAAAGCCGAAGGGCTTCTGGGCGACCCCGTCTtcgaagaaagagagaacatCACCGACTTTCCACGCGAACCCTTCGTGCCCCAGCGCACATGGGGTACGGCCGCCGAGCGCGCGAGACGCAATCTCAACGCCAAACTCTCCAATCCGCTCGCCGGCTTCACGGCCTCGGAGCTGCGCACCCAAGGCCGCAATTTCGCCATCATGCACGAGATGGGCGATACATCAGACATTCGCGCATTTGAGCTGGGTGCTGTGCTTGCGCAGGCGCCGGAACGGTATGCTGCTGTCGAGGGGCTGACGGCtccggagaaggagttgtTGCGGCGTGAGTTTGCAAATCGCTGGTCGCAGCCGTGGAAGATGTATGCGGTTGTGGCGTTGTGCTCGCTCAGTGCCGCCGTGCAGGGAATGGGTATGTGCCGCTCTTATACCACCCAGCACTATACACTCGTTCCAAGGTAGATCCACTAACCACGACCTGCATAAATATAGATGAGACCGTTGTCAACGGCGCCCAAATTTTCTACAAACCCCAATTCGGAATCGCAGACAATGGATCCCGGTCGTCGTGGCTGGCTGGTTTGGTCAACGCCGCTCCGTATCTCTGTTGCGCCGTCCTCGGCTCCTGGCTCACAGTCCCTTTCAACCACCACTTCGGCCGTCGAGGGACAATATTTCTTACATGCTGCTTCTCAGCCATCACCTGTCTGTGGCAAGGCTTCGTCAACACATGGTGGCACATGCTACTCGCACGGTTCATGCTTGGTCTTGGTATCGGTCCGAAGTCGAGTACGGTGCCCGTGTACGCAGCAGAGACCGCACCGCCAGCCATCCGTGGTGCATTGGTCATGCAGTGGCAGGCGTGGACGGCATTCGGGATTTTCCTGGGCTACGCCGCCGACCTGATCTTTTTCCAGGTTGCCGATGTCCCCGGCATCGTCGGCTTGAACTGGCGGCTcatgatggcctcggccaTGTTCCCCGCACTGGTCGTGTgctgttttgttttcctctGCCCGGAGTCGCCGCGCTGGTATATGGGTCAGAAGCGATACTACAAGGCTTACGAGTCCATGCGGACCTTGCGCCATCACAAGATCCAAGCCGCTCGTGATCTGTACTACATGCATACATTGCTCGAAGCGGAGAATGCCATGAAACTGGGCcagaacaagatcatcgagATGATCACTGTTCCGCGGAACCGGCGCGCGATGTTAGCGTCGGAGATTGTCATGTTCCTGCAGCAGGTGAGCGAGCCATATCCTCCAACATCCCACACCATCCCCAACTAATAACCACACCCCAGTTCTGCGGCGTCAACGTAATATCCTACTACTCCTCCGAAATCTTCCTCGAAGCCAAATTCTCCCCGAAGGCCGCCTTCTCTGCCTCCCTAGGCTGGGGGGTAATAAACTGGCTCTTCGCCCTGCCGGCATTCTACACAATCGATACCTTCGGTCGCCGCAACCTCCTCCTAACAACATTCCCCCTAATGGCACTCGCCATGTTCTTCACAGGATTCAGCTTCTACATTCCCGAGAGCAGCCACTCCGCTCGAATCGGCTGCATCGCACTGGGAACCTACCTCTTCGGGATCGTCTACTCCCCCGGCGAGGGTCCCGTTCCTTTCACCTACTCCGCAGAGGCATATCCGCTCTACGTGCGGTCGTACGGGATGGCGCTCGCAACCGCCACGACGTGGTTCTTCAATTTCATATTGGGTGTGACGTGGCCCTCGCTGCGTAATGCGTTCACGCCCACGGGTGCGTTCTGCTGGTATGCGGCGTGGAATATTGtcgggtggtggttgatTCTGATGTTTCTGCCTGAGACAAAGGGAAAGACGCTCGAGGAGTTGGACCAGGTGTTTTCGGTCCCGACAAGGTTCCATGCTAAGTATGGGTTGCGCCAGATTCCTTATTTTGTGAAGAGGTATCTGCTGGGGAGGAATGTGAAGCCCGAGATTTTGtatgagaaggaggagacGGTGCCCGTACAGGATCTGAGATTTCATGCTTGATTTGGGGGCTCATGAATTTGTGGTTTTTCTAGCGAGGAGTCTGGGTTGGCActtggtttggtttgggaTTGGATATTGATACACTGGAGTATATGTTCAAGGTTGTATATATTTACAAAAATGGTTCAACACGTCTTGGAAATACTTGCGTAGATATTAGCTGAGGCATTTACTGAGGTTGATTCAAGAAGAACAGTGTTTGATCATCTATCACTCTATGAACTGATTATCTATCGGAGATCTATTTGATGTATCACTGCAATCTTGTACGAATTAGCAAAGAACACCACGGGTGCAATGCAATGCGGTAAAAACAAAAATAACACCAGTCTCAATCAGATAGCAGTTGAACATGAAATGTATATCCTCACGGTAGGATTCAGAACAGGTCTGTGTGAAATCGTGCTTCATCATATAGAGACAACCTCCCAAAATCAAGaaccaaaaaagaagactTACCATGTGGTGTAGAGAGGACGACATCAGGCCGTCCCCATCAACCGATAGAACTCATCCATACTCTCCTGCCTAGGCCCATGCACGACATCCCTCGCCAACTTCCCCGATCTTGCTGGACTAAGCTCCTGCTCGCCCACAGCCTGCAGATGATCCAAGCTATCCACCGAAAGAATGGTAACGGACCACCCTCGCAGCGGGGGATTCTTGCCACcaggtggagaaggctgcACGGCCTGTGTCAACAGCCAGGGCGGGTTAACAATCGGCTGGACTGTATCCTGGAGCACCATCTCCTCAGGCGGACCCTCGGGTCTGATGTCCAGCTCCATGACGCCGGTGTTTGACCACACGGGGTGCATGTAATCTCCATCCCCGCCCATCTCCCGCGCTGTGTGGAAGGAACTCGCATCGAAGAGGTCGGCCAGACACGCCCAGACGACTTGTAGGATGATCCCGTGCGCGACAACGACGACTACCGCGTCCGTCGCGCTGCTCCGGTCTGTCATCAGGGGCAGGATGCGGTCGCGCAGAAAAGCATTCGCGCGTGCGCGCATGGAGGACATCGATTCTTCAGAGGATTGGGAAGATCCTCCATCTAATGAACCCCCCAAAGCAGCGCCACTTTTCACCGACGAGTTAGTCTTAGTCTTAGTCCCCATCCACTGTTCCCGCAGTACCTCCGTCTGAACGGGCTCCATAGACGGACCGGTACCTAGCTGCTGTGCGCAGAGGATTCTCGCGGTATCGGTCGCGCGATCCAGGTCCGAGGAGAAAACGGCTGTGAAGCGGACATCATTGTCGCGGAAATGCCGCGCCAGTAGCTGCGCCTGTGTCTGGCCGAGCTCTGTTAGACCGGAATGGTCGGCATCGCCACtggcatcatcatcacatGAGTAACTATCAGGTCAGTAGTATATTGTTGGAACATACGCTGTTTGGCCCACGTTGTGGTCGCATTCCGCATGTCGAATTAAGTATACTTTCATTCTTTTGTTGGTTGGGGGATGTGTGTCTTTGTGTTAGTTACCCGAACAGAAAGGGAGGAAAGGCGAGTGCCACCAGTGGCTGATGAGGTCGGCATGATTTCACTGGTCCTCGGCCACCAATGGGTAGAGAGGCCAGAGTGGTTAGTTTCTTGGTCCTGTTTTCCATTTTTTCATTGTTGTtgtggaagagaagcagaaaacaaatgaagaagggaaaaaatTTCGGGGCCTTAAATAATTGTTTGCTGAAGTGGAGCGAGGATGATTTGCACTGTTTGTTTGGGAAAAAAAGTTGCGCGGGATTATTATTTTGGTTCTGGAGTTGACGGAGAGAAAGTCTTCTACTATTTCGATAATCGATTTCTTGGTGTGTGATCTTTCAGCATCATCAGTATCgtcaccatggccgacaccGTCAGCCCTCAAGAATGTGTGTTGCATCATCTCCCACCCGAAAAATAAAATCTAACAGAGCCTCCATCCAGCGCCTCGATCGCCGTTCCAGACGGGCGTCCGAACCGATGGCCGCGCCTTCAACTCGTCCAACTGGCGCATGAAGAGCCTCGAAAGCCCGCAAccctcgtcgccctcgccctcgcgcaCCAACACCTCCCGCGCAGCCTTCAGCAAGCCCGCCGTCCCGCAGGCCATCTCCGAGGGCCGGCGCCTGTATGTAGGCAACATGCCGTACACAGCCAAGGCGGAGGACGTGGAGGCCTTTTTCACTGCCGCGCAGTTCCCGATGTATGCATGGTTTTgagcgtggtggtggttaCTACCCAGAAACTGAAACTGAAACTaaacttttttttcccttgAATAGTGAGCGCATCGACATCGCGCTCGACCCGTTCACCGGCCGGAACCCGTCATACTGCTTCGTCGACCTGGAGAGCAAGGAGCAAGCTgagaaggccatggtcgagCTGGATGCGAAGGAGTTGCTCGGTCGTCCGCTGAGAATCAAGCCCGGGGTCGTCCGGTCGTCGACAGATCAGCATTCGCGCTCCACTTCgacttcctctccctctgGCACTGTGGATCGCTGGCGCCGGCAAGAGAACGCCAGCTTTGCTAAGACGAACAGCGACTCGAGCCAGCGCGTGTATGTTGGTGGATTGCCGCGGCtcggcgagctggagacGCTGCAGAGCCAGATCCGGAGCTTCTTTGATGGATACACCGTGTAAGTTCAGGTTCTCTCTTGCTGGAAATACACAAAAGTGCTCATGATTTGCAGGGAGAATGTCAGCAAGCTATTCGCCCCGCACCCGGCGAAGCGATTTGAGCCTGGCGAGCATTACTATCTGTTTGTTGACCTCAGCAGCGTGGACGAAGCCCAGCGGGCCATGGAGGAGCTGAATGGTGCTGAAGGACCCTGGGGAGGACCACTGCGGGTGCAGCGGGCGCGGGGTGGGAATAACAGCAATAAGGAGAGTGAGGAATGAAGGATGGTTGGTTTACTAGTTATGAAAAAGGAACCAGTCGATTCTGCCCCCCGAGAGGCTCAACCACCGACCTAGCTCATAATGGGAGGACCCCTGTCCCTCCGCCCGACTAACTAGATTCCTAGTCTGCTCGAGGCGAacataaaaaaaaaagattgatAGAATAGATCTAGGTTAGCTATAACTAATACTTCATCTTCAGTCGTAAATAGTAGGGTGAAACCGGCACCGGGACTTCCCGAGGTCTGGGGGATGACGTTGGCttcattcattctcttcttcaccgcATTTgctatttcttcttcgtccacaCTCGCCTCGTTCTCTATACCCTAGAACGTGCACTATATTCGAACCCCCTAATTCTTTTCATGCTAGACTGAGTGTCTGTCGTGCCGACCTAGTCGGAATCCCGtcctctctctttccctctctcccgtccctcttctccccgaTCATCCAACATCAGTCAACACCATCGCGTCCATCATGCCCACAGGCAGTGTCATCCGGAGCCAACAGCAGCACAAGGTCTTTGTGGCTAGTGTGAgtatttgctttttttcttttgttctttttcttttcttcttctcgtgTTCTGCCCCTCCCCCGCGTTCCGTGATGTGCATTGTATTGCCATGAATGGAATGCCTCGGCTGTTTCTGTGTGTGGCATTGACCACCTTATGGTCAAAGATGGCGATGCCAATCAATGCTGTGGGAAGGCAATAGATGTGTGAACATGTCCTATTGTGATGTTTATTCTGTCAATTGACTCATCGTCTCTCCAAGAATTGGTGTGAGTTCTGTCTCAACACTATGACTCTCCACCATTGTCTGCTTTGCATACAACAAGCGAcgaaatcatcatcatcatcattctGGTGCCTTTCATTGTTGTGTTCAGTACTAGAGTCACAGCCAGTGATGATCACGCCGAGCCTTCTGGTCAGGTGCATGGTATTGATTATGTCGGCGGCCTGATGTAGACGCAACGTCGCGGCTTGACGTTGCGCTGGCAGCGAACATGTTATGGGCCTCATCTTCTCtcgttttttctttttcctctttcatCTGCAGTATCCCCATCCTctgttttcttctttcgtgCCTTGGTGCTCCTTTGCCATGGTTGTGTTTTACAGAAAGACTGATTCCAACTGTGTCCAGTCCGATGACTCG from Penicillium psychrofluorescens genome assembly, chromosome: 5 carries:
- a CDS encoding uncharacterized protein (ID:PFLUO_008327-T1.cds;~source:funannotate); the protein is MKVYLIRHAECDHNVGQTAGDADHSGLTELGQTQAQLLARHFRDNDVRFTAVFSSDLDRATDTARILCAQQLGTGPSMEPVQTEVLREQWMGTKTKTNSSVKSGAALGGSLDGGSSQSSEESMSSMRARANAFLRDRILPLMTDRSSATDAVVVVVAHGIILQVVWACLADLFDASSFHTAREMGGDGDYMHPVWSNTGVMELDIRPEGPPEEMVLQDTVQPIVNPPWLLTQAVQPSPPGGKNPPLRGWSVTILSVDSLDHLQAVGEQELSPARSGKLARDVVHGPRQESMDEFYRLMGTA
- a CDS encoding uncharacterized protein (ID:PFLUO_008328-T1.cds;~source:funannotate) encodes the protein MADTVSPQESPRSPFQTGVRTDGRAFNSSNWRMKSLESPQPSSPSPSRTNTSRAAFSKPAVPQAISEGRRLYVGNMPYTAKAEDVEAFFTAAQFPIERIDIALDPFTGRNPSYCFVDLESKEQAEKAMVELDAKELLGRPLRIKPGVVRSSTDQHSRSTSTSSPSGTVDRWRRQENASFAKTNSDSSQRVYVGGLPRLGELETLQSQIRSFFDGYTVENVSKLFAPHPAKRFEPGEHYYLFVDLSSVDEAQRAMEELNGAEGPWGGPLRVQRARGGNNSNKESEE
- a CDS encoding uncharacterized protein (ID:PFLUO_008325-T1.cds;~source:funannotate); this translates as MDQFDVVVVGLGVLGSAASYHTALKGAKVLGLEQFELGHVHGASHDTSRIVRTSNPAPEYVALAKSAYRDWAALEKATDQKLLSITGGVVFFPQDDKTPTMRVGDYTKSLDTNNVPYELLDAQEVRRRWPRFDIEDSVATVYTADTGIAHANKTVSAMQHLARSHGATLKENTRVERIIPQSSGGVVIETSKGKFLAGKVILTTDAWTNKLLGPLGVHIPLSVMQEQVTYFKPTNPSTFESDKFPVWIWGGDTGFYGFPCFGEPTIKAARDTSNNFMTPEERTYVPSPQLLQQLTSFMDETMPDKGRQTLRTITCQYSITPDRRFVISPLEKHKDVIVGLGAAHAFKFAPAFGRVLAELAVDGKTGEDISKFEIPESASKTSKL
- a CDS encoding uncharacterized protein (ID:PFLUO_008326-T1.cds;~source:funannotate) — translated: MSLKAEGLLGDPVFEERENITDFPREPFVPQRTWGTAAERARRNLNAKLSNPLAGFTASELRTQGRNFAIMHEMGDTSDIRAFELGAVLAQAPERYAAVEGLTAPEKELLRREFANRWSQPWKMYAVVALCSLSAAVQGMDETVVNGAQIFYKPQFGIADNGSRSSWLAGLVNAAPYLCCAVLGSWLTVPFNHHFGRRGTIFLTCCFSAITCLWQGFVNTWWHMLLARFMLGLGIGPKSSTVPVYAAETAPPAIRGALVMQWQAWTAFGIFLGYAADLIFFQVADVPGIVGLNWRLMMASAMFPALVVCCFVFLCPESPRWYMGQKRYYKAYESMRTLRHHKIQAARDLYYMHTLLEAENAMKLGQNKIIEMITVPRNRRAMLASEIVMFLQQFCGVNVISYYSSEIFLEAKFSPKAAFSASLGWGVINWLFALPAFYTIDTFGRRNLLLTTFPLMALAMFFTGFSFYIPESSHSARIGCIALGTYLFGIVYSPGEGPVPFTYSAEAYPLYVRSYGMALATATTWFFNFILGVTWPSLRNAFTPTGAFCWYAAWNIVGWWLILMFLPETKGKTLEELDQVFSVPTRFHAKYGLRQIPYFVKRYLLGRNVKPEILYEKEETVPVQDLRFHA